A region of Streptomyces halobius DNA encodes the following proteins:
- a CDS encoding TniQ family protein: MSGPRTLAIRVLPQPRESLDSWLEALARRSWTSISALLDALGLPELTARERTSRLLTSLPEGALRQLEQQVSLPDRHLDDAVLPTEIFGRRAPGWRFCPQCLHEAEGRWPTLWWLPWAFACTKHHALLHRVCPSCGREPRYFLPRAVHQHPPGHCMRRTGGRNVCGADLGSAPQLSLGHSHPIVQTQTEINGITLHPFTSTDAVFVEVDRLLSELDGSLRPSGLQTMSTACRSAWESAFTDATNSRSSLGRWRFHERRARILTPEFLQHEYTEGGKNLTTISRELGLPVVHVIRQAKNLGVHIFRGPRPPAFNDDWLREQYVTHKRTGPDIAQEFGTHTKAVHRRLEQLGIARRASGHCSAALIKKLDTSIPPDIRAAAEETLHGWRRLRRFQISIFFPTLTTSADYLGLQPGTLTMQLDQLECAVGAELFRRSVRHTPQSPTKRGARLLRDLDRDDVQELIHAALGSKIEKIPDEEAISSAISTADGERGALIDLHPRSQHGGRLHIPPLMLPLLRHLFTRRDQENCMAQIHATTGMPTTTIFKQLKRLEEAGWLTSRRETPAERPNGGRGRTYYSLTPLAQRLQPSLTQLTETK, from the coding sequence ATGAGCGGACCGCGCACCCTAGCGATCCGCGTCCTCCCACAGCCCAGGGAAAGCCTCGACAGCTGGCTGGAGGCACTCGCCCGACGCTCCTGGACCTCGATCTCGGCACTGCTGGACGCCCTGGGCCTGCCCGAACTGACGGCCCGGGAACGAACGAGCCGTCTGCTCACCTCCCTGCCCGAGGGAGCACTGCGGCAGCTGGAACAGCAGGTGTCGCTGCCTGACCGTCATCTTGACGATGCCGTCCTGCCCACCGAGATCTTCGGCCGCCGGGCCCCCGGCTGGCGCTTCTGCCCGCAGTGCCTGCACGAGGCTGAGGGCCGCTGGCCGACGCTCTGGTGGCTGCCGTGGGCTTTCGCCTGCACCAAGCACCACGCCCTCCTCCACCGCGTCTGCCCGAGCTGTGGTCGCGAACCGCGCTACTTCCTGCCCAGGGCAGTGCACCAGCATCCGCCGGGACACTGCATGCGACGGACCGGCGGGAGAAACGTCTGCGGCGCCGACCTGGGCAGCGCGCCGCAACTCAGCCTCGGTCACAGCCATCCGATCGTCCAGACCCAAACCGAGATCAACGGCATCACTCTCCATCCATTCACCTCCACTGACGCCGTCTTCGTCGAGGTGGACCGCCTGCTGTCCGAGCTCGACGGCTCCCTGCGACCGTCCGGCCTGCAGACGATGAGCACCGCCTGCCGTTCCGCCTGGGAATCCGCATTCACGGACGCCACCAACTCACGGTCGTCGCTGGGCCGCTGGCGCTTCCACGAACGCCGTGCCCGCATCCTGACGCCCGAGTTCCTGCAGCACGAGTACACCGAGGGCGGAAAAAACCTCACCACGATCTCCAGAGAACTCGGACTGCCCGTCGTGCACGTGATCCGCCAAGCCAAGAACCTCGGCGTCCACATTTTCCGAGGCCCTCGCCCACCGGCCTTCAACGACGACTGGCTCCGTGAGCAATACGTCACACACAAACGGACCGGCCCTGACATCGCCCAGGAATTCGGAACCCACACCAAGGCCGTCCACCGCCGACTCGAACAGCTCGGCATCGCACGCCGGGCCTCAGGCCACTGCAGTGCTGCCCTCATCAAGAAGCTCGATACATCAATCCCGCCCGACATCCGAGCAGCAGCGGAAGAAACACTTCACGGCTGGCGCCGCCTACGCCGTTTCCAGATCAGCATATTCTTCCCCACGCTCACCACCAGCGCCGACTACCTCGGCCTCCAGCCGGGCACCCTCACCATGCAGCTCGACCAGCTGGAATGCGCTGTCGGAGCCGAACTTTTCCGCCGCTCGGTCCGTCACACGCCACAGAGCCCGACCAAACGAGGAGCCCGTCTCCTGCGTGATCTCGACCGCGATGACGTTCAGGAACTCATACACGCAGCGCTCGGATCGAAGATCGAGAAAATCCCCGACGAAGAAGCGATCAGTTCCGCAATCAGCACGGCCGACGGTGAACGCGGCGCACTGATCGACCTTCATCCCCGCTCCCAGCATGGCGGCCGACTCCACATCCCTCCGCTCATGCTGCCGCTCCTGAGGCACCTCTTCACTCGCAGAGATCAGGAGAACTGCATGGCGCAGATCCACGCCACTACTGGGATGCCGACGACCACGATCTTCAAACAGCTCAAACGTCTCGAAGAGGCCGGCTGGCTCACCAGCCGACGCGAAACCCCGGCCGAACGGCCAAACGGCGGCCGGGGCCGCACCTACTACTCGCTGACCCCACTAGCGCAACGCCTCCAACCGTCTCTCACGCAGCTCACGGAGACCAAATGA
- a CDS encoding LysE family translocator, with the protein MTAAVAGFALFALLMTMAPGPDTLLVLRNCVRGGRRTGAATALGAAIGSLAWAVAAAVGLAAALQRWDAAFAVVRIVGAAYLVLLGAQALWAHRRSGAGQAPGAVPPAEEAAGPDGTPCDASGAGRPAPHLAVMRAFRQGLLSCLLNPKVGIFFVAVVPQFLPEGHSVLGVTLLLGVVDAVIAAGWLLLVVVCAGRVLRRLRRPRVQRNLERTTGGVLVALGIGTAAETAAG; encoded by the coding sequence GTGACGGCTGCGGTAGCGGGCTTTGCGCTGTTCGCCCTGCTGATGACCATGGCGCCTGGCCCCGACACCCTTCTGGTGCTGCGCAATTGCGTACGCGGTGGACGACGTACCGGCGCCGCCACCGCCCTCGGAGCGGCGATCGGGTCGCTCGCCTGGGCAGTGGCCGCGGCGGTCGGCCTGGCGGCGGCGCTGCAGCGCTGGGACGCGGCGTTCGCTGTCGTCCGGATCGTCGGCGCGGCCTATCTGGTGCTGCTCGGCGCGCAGGCGCTGTGGGCGCACCGGCGGTCGGGCGCGGGGCAGGCGCCCGGGGCCGTTCCTCCCGCTGAGGAAGCGGCCGGGCCGGACGGTACGCCGTGTGATGCCTCGGGCGCCGGGCGGCCCGCTCCGCACCTCGCGGTGATGCGGGCCTTTCGCCAGGGGCTGTTGAGCTGTCTGCTCAACCCTAAGGTGGGGATCTTCTTCGTGGCCGTGGTGCCGCAGTTCCTCCCCGAGGGGCACTCCGTCCTCGGTGTCACCCTGCTCCTGGGCGTTGTTGACGCGGTGATCGCCGCGGGCTGGCTACTGCTGGTCGTGGTCTGCGCGGGCCGGGTGCTGCGACGGCTGCGGCGGCCCCGGGTGCAGCGCAATCTGGAGCGCACCACGGGCGGGGTGCTGGTCGCGCTCGGCATCGGGACGGCGGCCGAGACGGCCGCGGGGTAG
- the recN gene encoding DNA repair protein RecN, translating into MRIRSLGVIDDAVVELSPGFTAVTGETGAGKTMVVTSLGLLLGGRADPALVRIGAKSAVVEGRITIGAKDPAAVRAEEAGAELDDGALLISRTVSAEGRSRAHVGGRSVPVGLLGELADDLVAVHGQTDQQGLLRPARQRQALDRYAGDAVAVPLAKYAAAHRRLRAVAAELDELTTRARERSQEADLLRFGLDEIAAAEPQPGEDTELAAEAERLGHAEALASAATAAQAALAGNPEDPEGVDATTLVAGAHRALDAVRSHDRELSALAERLGEIGILMADVAGELASYADGLDADPLRLAAVEERRAALTHLTRKYGEDITAVLAWAEESATRLAELDGDDGRIGELTAERDALRAELGELAQELTDARTASAKRFADAVTTELGELAMPHARVTVEIRQAEVPEDADGIMVGGRNVAYGPAGADEVELLLAPHPGAPPRPIAKGASGGELSRVMLAVEVVFAGSDPVPTYLFDEVDAGVGGKAAVEVGRRLARLAKSAQVVVVTHLPQVAAFADRQLLVEKTNDGSVTRSGVTVLEGEERVRELSRMLAGQEDSETARAHAEELLETARTGR; encoded by the coding sequence ATGCGGATCCGGTCCCTGGGCGTCATTGACGACGCCGTTGTCGAGCTGTCCCCGGGCTTCACGGCGGTGACGGGCGAGACGGGCGCGGGCAAGACCATGGTCGTCACCAGCCTCGGCCTGCTGCTCGGCGGGCGCGCGGACCCCGCCCTGGTGCGGATCGGCGCCAAGTCGGCGGTCGTGGAGGGCCGGATCACCATCGGTGCCAAGGACCCCGCGGCCGTACGGGCCGAGGAGGCCGGCGCGGAGCTGGACGACGGCGCGCTGCTGATCAGCCGCACCGTGTCCGCCGAAGGCCGCTCGCGCGCCCACGTGGGCGGCCGTTCCGTACCCGTCGGCCTGCTGGGGGAGCTGGCCGACGACCTGGTCGCCGTGCACGGCCAGACCGACCAGCAGGGCCTGCTGCGGCCGGCCCGGCAGCGGCAGGCCCTGGACCGCTACGCCGGCGACGCGGTCGCCGTCCCGCTCGCCAAGTACGCGGCCGCCCACCGCCGGCTGCGCGCCGTCGCCGCCGAGCTGGACGAACTGACGACGCGGGCCCGTGAACGCTCCCAGGAAGCCGATCTGCTGCGCTTCGGCCTCGACGAGATCGCCGCGGCCGAGCCGCAACCGGGCGAGGACACCGAACTCGCCGCCGAGGCCGAGCGGCTCGGGCACGCCGAGGCGCTGGCCTCCGCCGCCACCGCCGCGCAGGCCGCGCTGGCCGGTAACCCCGAGGATCCCGAGGGCGTCGACGCCACCACCCTGGTCGCCGGCGCCCATCGCGCGCTGGACGCCGTACGCAGCCATGACCGGGAGCTGTCCGCACTGGCCGAGCGGCTCGGTGAGATCGGCATCCTGATGGCGGACGTGGCCGGCGAGCTGGCCAGTTACGCGGACGGTCTGGACGCCGACCCGTTGCGGCTCGCCGCGGTCGAGGAGCGCCGCGCCGCCCTGACCCACCTGACCCGCAAATACGGCGAGGACATCACGGCGGTGCTGGCGTGGGCGGAGGAGAGCGCCACGCGGCTCGCCGAACTGGACGGCGATGACGGCCGGATCGGCGAGCTCACCGCGGAGCGGGACGCGCTCCGTGCCGAACTCGGCGAGCTGGCACAGGAGTTGACCGACGCCCGCACCGCGTCGGCGAAGCGTTTCGCCGACGCGGTCACCACCGAACTCGGCGAACTCGCCATGCCGCACGCCCGGGTGACCGTCGAGATCCGGCAGGCCGAGGTGCCGGAGGACGCCGACGGCATCATGGTCGGCGGCCGCAATGTCGCCTACGGCCCGGCCGGTGCCGACGAGGTCGAGCTGCTTCTGGCCCCGCACCCCGGCGCGCCGCCCCGGCCGATCGCCAAGGGGGCGTCCGGCGGTGAGCTCTCCCGGGTGATGCTCGCCGTCGAGGTCGTCTTCGCCGGCTCCGACCCCGTACCGACCTACCTTTTCGACGAGGTCGACGCGGGCGTCGGCGGCAAGGCGGCCGTCGAGGTCGGCCGGCGCCTGGCCAGGCTCGCGAAGTCGGCGCAGGTCGTGGTGGTCACGCACCTCCCGCAGGTCGCGGCGTTCGCCGATCGCCAGCTGCTGGTGGAGAAGACCAACGACGGGTCGGTCACCAGGAGCGGTGTCACGGTCCTGGAGGGCGAGGAACGGGTTCGCGAACTCTCCCGGATGCTCGCCGGCCAGGAGGACTCCGAGACGGCCCGCGCACACGCCGAGGAACTGCTGGAGACGGCGCGGACGGGGCGGTAG
- a CDS encoding NAD kinase, whose product MTTTQAVEDSAAHEGNGAPRTVFLLAHTGRPAAIRSAELVVQGLLRCGIGVRVLAEEAADLPLPPEVERVESEQCAAEGCELLVVLGGDGTLLRGADFARTSGVPMLGVNLGRVGFLAEAERDDLDKVVDRVVSRSYEVEERMTLDVLVRNNGGVVHTDWALNEASVEKAARERMLEVVTEVDGRPVSRFGGDGVVCATPTGSTAYAFSAGGPVVWPEVEALLMVPISAHALFAKPLVTSPRSVLAVEVQPKTPHGVLWCDGRRSVELPAGARVEVRRGAVPVRLARLHHASFTDRLVAKFALPVAGWRGAPH is encoded by the coding sequence TTGACCACTACTCAGGCAGTTGAAGACAGCGCAGCACACGAGGGGAACGGCGCGCCGCGGACCGTTTTCCTGCTCGCGCACACCGGCCGCCCGGCGGCCATCCGGAGCGCCGAGCTCGTCGTCCAGGGACTGCTGCGCTGCGGGATCGGGGTACGGGTGCTGGCGGAGGAGGCCGCGGATCTGCCGCTGCCGCCGGAGGTCGAGCGCGTCGAGTCGGAGCAGTGCGCGGCCGAGGGCTGCGAACTGCTGGTGGTGCTCGGCGGGGACGGCACGCTGTTGCGCGGCGCGGACTTCGCCCGTACCTCCGGAGTGCCGATGCTCGGCGTCAACCTCGGCCGGGTCGGCTTCCTGGCGGAGGCCGAACGCGACGACCTCGACAAGGTCGTCGACCGGGTCGTCAGCCGCTCCTACGAGGTAGAGGAGCGGATGACGCTCGACGTCCTCGTACGGAACAACGGCGGTGTCGTGCACACCGACTGGGCGCTGAACGAGGCGTCGGTGGAGAAGGCCGCACGGGAGCGGATGCTGGAGGTCGTCACCGAGGTCGACGGCCGGCCCGTGTCGCGCTTCGGCGGTGACGGGGTGGTCTGCGCGACCCCGACCGGCTCGACCGCGTATGCCTTCTCGGCCGGCGGCCCGGTGGTCTGGCCCGAGGTCGAGGCGCTGCTGATGGTCCCGATCAGTGCGCACGCCCTCTTCGCCAAGCCGCTGGTCACCTCGCCGCGTTCGGTACTGGCGGTGGAGGTCCAGCCCAAGACCCCGCACGGCGTCCTGTGGTGCGACGGCCGCCGCAGCGTCGAACTGCCCGCCGGCGCACGGGTGGAGGTTCGCCGCGGCGCCGTGCCCGTACGTCTCGCGCGACTGCATCACGCCTCCTTCACCGATCGTCTGGTCGCCAAGTTCGCCCTGCCGGTGGCGGGCTGGCGGGGGGCGCCGCACTAG
- a CDS encoding glycosyltransferase family 4 protein, whose product MTSTPPLSHGQSPLRTVQVLGHGSGGSAAHVRSLAAGLVARGVRVTVCAPSAVETAYGFTGAGARFAEVAPHTDPASVASLRCACWDADLVHAHGLRAGLRASLALRGLRGPRGGRVPLVITWHTKAHSEGARAGLVHLMERRAARAAAVILGVCSDLVDRARERGARDARLAPVAIPRPRSAPASSEPEDQDRTRHKERAELGAVDRPLLLAVGRLAPSKGHDMLLDAAHAWCTLDPQPLLAIAGEGEQRSALQRRIDAERLPVQLLGRRDDVPELLAAADLVVLPSRWEARSLIAQEALRAGVPLVATDTGGTRELVGRAAELVRYGDAAALARSVRGLLADPVRRDALAEAGRVQAAGWPSEDETVAQVLSVYDELTQPFQPV is encoded by the coding sequence GTGACCAGCACACCGCCCCTGTCGCACGGGCAGTCGCCGCTGCGCACGGTCCAGGTCCTGGGACACGGCAGCGGCGGCAGCGCCGCGCATGTCCGCTCGCTGGCCGCGGGACTGGTGGCGCGCGGCGTACGGGTGACCGTCTGTGCCCCGTCCGCCGTCGAGACGGCCTACGGCTTCACCGGAGCGGGCGCACGGTTCGCGGAGGTCGCCCCGCATACGGACCCGGCGAGCGTGGCCTCGCTGCGCTGCGCCTGCTGGGACGCCGACCTCGTCCACGCACACGGTCTGCGGGCCGGTCTGCGCGCCTCCCTGGCGCTGCGCGGACTGCGTGGCCCCAGGGGAGGGCGGGTTCCCCTCGTCATTACCTGGCACACAAAGGCGCACAGCGAGGGCGCGCGGGCCGGACTCGTGCATCTGATGGAGCGGCGGGCGGCGCGGGCCGCCGCAGTGATCCTGGGGGTCTGCTCCGATCTTGTGGACCGGGCGCGGGAACGGGGCGCGCGTGACGCACGCCTGGCGCCCGTCGCGATTCCACGCCCCCGCTCCGCCCCCGCCTCGTCCGAGCCCGAGGACCAGGACCGGACGCGCCACAAAGAGCGGGCCGAACTGGGCGCCGTGGACCGCCCGTTGCTGCTCGCGGTCGGCCGGCTCGCCCCGTCCAAGGGCCATGACATGCTGCTGGACGCGGCACATGCCTGGTGCACGCTCGACCCGCAGCCACTGCTGGCCATCGCGGGGGAGGGCGAGCAGCGGTCCGCGCTGCAGCGGCGTATCGATGCCGAACGGCTGCCCGTCCAGCTGCTCGGCCGCCGCGACGATGTGCCCGAACTCCTCGCCGCCGCCGACCTGGTGGTGCTGCCCAGCCGCTGGGAGGCCCGCTCCCTGATCGCCCAGGAGGCGCTCCGCGCCGGGGTGCCGCTGGTCGCCACCGACACCGGAGGCACCCGCGAACTGGTCGGCCGGGCCGCGGAACTGGTCCGTTACGGAGATGCCGCCGCTCTGGCCCGGTCCGTCCGCGGGCTCCTCGCGGACCCCGTGCGCCGGGACGCGCTCGCCGAAGCGGGCCGCGTCCAGGCGGCCGGCTGGCCCAGCGAGGACGAAACGGTCGCACAGGTCCTCAGCGTCTACGACGAGTTGACCCAGCCCTTCCAGCCCGTTTAG
- a CDS encoding PucR family transcriptional regulator: MGPEAKIEAEITVRRALELPALRRGLPEVLTGEDRLDRPVRWVHAGEVPHIASLLQGGELLLTTGLGLGARPSEQRAFIRKLADREIAALVVELGSRFAALPPALVEAARDSGLPLIQLHREVPYVTVTEAIHTEIINSHYTLLRRADEMLRRCTDVLLRGGGAPEVLRLLAVFTGNPLCLEAPDGSPLYAAGPEGDDSGGPADADPLLAWESLRDTGVRVDVPGWGSPRSSGAESGGGHGPDAVRARLVLLPVNAPVAPLHRIAAERAADLLAVVMLQSRQEEELAARGRGDFLADLAEGRISAAEAPAQARLLGFRPGAGPVLPVVMRLPAGLPSPGSWALLAQTLREELAAPGVPVLLGVRPVEGRVPMLVALRTGRHRDALADRIAEALRAGVVRAGLDHPSAHRPVVVVGTAGDWAAAGPGLRHAAQAAAAAQGLPEQPWYDARRLDIELLLWRMREHGEQDVLTDFVERAIGPLLAHDRGARQPLLPTLEAYLASAGRKAETARDLNVNRQTLYDRLARIAQLLATDLDDPQTVLGLRLALRARRHTEGA, translated from the coding sequence ATGGGGCCGGAAGCGAAGATCGAAGCCGAGATCACGGTACGCAGGGCGCTGGAGCTGCCCGCGCTGCGGCGCGGCCTGCCGGAGGTGCTGACCGGTGAAGACCGGCTGGACCGCCCGGTGCGCTGGGTGCACGCCGGCGAGGTGCCGCATATCGCCTCGCTGCTCCAGGGCGGCGAGCTGCTGCTGACCACCGGCCTGGGGCTGGGCGCCCGGCCGTCCGAGCAGCGCGCGTTCATCCGTAAGCTCGCGGACCGCGAGATCGCCGCGCTCGTCGTGGAGCTCGGCTCCCGTTTCGCGGCACTGCCCCCGGCACTGGTCGAAGCCGCGCGGGACAGCGGCCTTCCCCTGATCCAGCTGCACCGCGAGGTCCCCTACGTCACAGTCACCGAGGCGATCCACACCGAGATCATCAACAGCCACTACACGCTGCTCCGACGGGCCGACGAGATGCTGCGGCGCTGTACGGACGTTCTGCTGCGCGGCGGTGGCGCGCCCGAGGTGCTCCGGCTGCTGGCCGTCTTCACGGGCAACCCGCTGTGCCTGGAGGCCCCCGACGGCAGCCCGCTCTACGCCGCGGGCCCGGAGGGCGACGACAGCGGCGGGCCCGCGGACGCCGACCCCCTGCTGGCCTGGGAGAGCCTGCGCGACACCGGCGTACGCGTCGACGTCCCCGGATGGGGGTCCCCTCGCTCGAGCGGGGCCGAGAGTGGGGGAGGCCACGGCCCCGACGCCGTCCGCGCCCGACTGGTCCTGCTGCCCGTCAACGCCCCCGTGGCGCCGCTCCACCGGATCGCCGCCGAGCGAGCCGCCGACCTGCTGGCCGTCGTCATGCTGCAGTCCCGCCAGGAGGAGGAGCTCGCCGCGCGCGGCCGTGGCGACTTCCTCGCCGACCTGGCCGAAGGCCGGATCTCCGCGGCCGAAGCCCCCGCCCAGGCCCGGCTCCTGGGCTTCCGCCCCGGTGCCGGACCCGTGCTCCCGGTGGTCATGCGGCTGCCCGCCGGCCTCCCCTCCCCCGGCAGTTGGGCCCTCCTCGCCCAGACCCTGCGCGAGGAACTCGCCGCCCCGGGAGTGCCCGTCCTGCTCGGCGTACGGCCCGTGGAGGGCCGGGTCCCGATGCTCGTGGCGCTGCGCACGGGCCGGCACCGTGACGCACTCGCCGACCGGATCGCCGAGGCGCTGCGCGCCGGAGTCGTCCGCGCCGGACTCGACCACCCGTCCGCCCACCGCCCGGTGGTCGTCGTCGGCACGGCGGGCGACTGGGCCGCGGCGGGCCCCGGTCTGCGGCATGCGGCACAGGCGGCGGCCGCGGCCCAGGGGCTGCCCGAACAGCCCTGGTACGACGCGCGTCGGCTGGACATCGAGCTGTTGCTGTGGCGCATGCGCGAACACGGCGAACAGGACGTCCTCACGGACTTCGTGGAGCGCGCCATCGGTCCGCTGCTCGCTCATGACCGCGGCGCCCGCCAGCCGCTCCTGCCGACGCTGGAGGCGTATCTGGCGAGCGCGGGCCGCAAGGCCGAGACCGCCCGCGATCTGAACGTGAACCGGCAGACGCTGTACGACCGCCTGGCGCGCATCGCCCAGCTGCTGGCCACGGATCTGGACGACCCGCAGACGGTGCTGGGGCTGCGGCTGGCCTTGCGCGCCCGGCGGCATACGGAGGGGGCGTAG
- a CDS encoding chaplin family protein has protein sequence MGAATRARSVRRQAVLVGAGLGAVALSAVPAHAVIGVGNPAFSNTCAKAGGARAAGATASSKGTLTGNAGHLPVGLPRNHCGNSGLTCNFSTLNEYNLNVPIINSSSLPAGAEIISPLANVV, from the coding sequence ATGGGTGCGGCGACGCGGGCCAGGTCGGTGCGGCGGCAGGCGGTGCTGGTCGGTGCGGGGTTGGGCGCGGTGGCGTTGTCGGCGGTACCGGCGCACGCGGTCATCGGTGTCGGCAATCCCGCGTTCAGCAACACCTGCGCCAAGGCGGGAGGCGCGCGGGCAGCCGGTGCGACGGCATCCAGCAAGGGGACCTTGACGGGCAACGCCGGGCATCTGCCGGTCGGGCTGCCCCGCAACCACTGCGGCAACAGCGGCCTCACCTGCAACTTCAGCACCCTCAACGAGTACAACCTCAACGTCCCGATCATCAACTCCAGCTCCCTGCCCGCCGGCGCCGAGATCATCTCCCCACTTGCCAACGTGGTGTGA
- a CDS encoding S41 family peptidase, protein MNGPRRPRRTGGAAVFLAALTALTTTAACAAPGGPVRADRSGASPGASASASSQSLEGVWQMDGYGTLVTIKGRSLRTYETTAMSCLPGSVTGTRAGRSDGHGRSVFTVPDSAPITVVPAGSGHARLSIEDTAGHRGLRRVDALPDRCRKRPPSDPRAVFDVFWQTFAENYPFFRAKKIDWSAVRDRYRPRITAKTTDDELFAVLREMIEPLYDAHTRVIAGPDRWFAGKRPGTVLPTPESTARIDEAIAANLGPGVTQRRWAQGKLTYADLPGRIGYFRVTQFAGYTKKGDYAGDVAELDRALDAVFTKARTQGPKALRGLIVDVRLNGGGADPLGLRIASRLTDRPYPAYRKRARNNPDEPGRFTTPQPLQVRPHRGPVYTGPIAVLTGRLTISAGETFTQSLIGRSPSPTRIGENTQGVFSDVLDRALPNGWSFGLPNEEFLTADGHTFDGPGIPPAIPTPVFTEEDLTAHRDSALTRARAYLSQRAHGNDS, encoded by the coding sequence ATGAACGGCCCACGACGCCCCCGCCGTACCGGCGGCGCGGCCGTGTTCCTCGCCGCCCTGACCGCCCTCACCACCACCGCCGCCTGTGCGGCCCCGGGAGGACCGGTCCGCGCGGATCGGTCCGGCGCGAGCCCCGGCGCTTCGGCTTCCGCTTCGTCCCAGTCCCTGGAAGGTGTCTGGCAGATGGACGGCTACGGCACCCTCGTCACGATCAAGGGCCGCAGCCTGCGGACGTACGAGACCACAGCCATGAGTTGCCTGCCCGGATCGGTGACGGGCACCCGCGCGGGCAGGTCCGACGGGCACGGCCGGAGCGTGTTCACCGTTCCCGACTCCGCCCCGATCACGGTGGTCCCCGCCGGCTCCGGCCATGCCCGGCTGTCCATCGAGGACACCGCCGGCCACCGCGGTCTGCGCCGCGTCGACGCGCTTCCGGACCGCTGCCGGAAGCGCCCGCCGAGCGATCCCCGGGCCGTCTTCGATGTGTTCTGGCAGACATTCGCCGAGAACTACCCCTTCTTCCGCGCGAAGAAGATCGACTGGTCGGCGGTGCGTGACCGCTACCGCCCCCGCATCACGGCGAAGACCACCGACGACGAACTCTTCGCGGTACTGCGCGAGATGATCGAGCCGCTGTATGACGCGCACACCCGTGTCATCGCGGGACCCGACCGGTGGTTCGCGGGCAAGCGTCCCGGCACCGTCCTGCCCACACCGGAATCCACCGCCCGCATCGACGAGGCGATCGCCGCGAACCTGGGCCCCGGCGTCACCCAACGGCGCTGGGCCCAGGGCAAGCTCACGTATGCCGATCTCCCGGGCCGCATCGGCTACTTCCGGGTCACCCAGTTCGCCGGCTACACCAAGAAGGGCGACTACGCCGGCGATGTCGCCGAGCTCGACCGCGCGCTGGATGCCGTGTTCACCAAGGCGCGTACGCAGGGCCCGAAGGCCCTGCGCGGCCTGATCGTCGACGTACGGCTCAACGGCGGCGGCGCGGACCCTCTCGGCCTGCGCATCGCCTCCCGGCTCACCGACCGCCCCTATCCCGCCTACCGCAAGCGGGCACGCAACAACCCCGATGAGCCCGGCAGGTTCACCACGCCCCAGCCCCTGCAGGTCCGACCGCACCGGGGCCCGGTCTACACCGGCCCGATCGCGGTCCTGACCGGACGGCTGACGATCAGCGCGGGTGAGACCTTCACCCAGTCCCTCATCGGCCGCTCCCCCTCCCCCACCCGCATCGGCGAGAACACCCAGGGTGTCTTCTCCGACGTGCTGGACCGCGCCCTGCCCAACGGCTGGTCCTTCGGCCTCCCCAACGAGGAGTTTCTGACCGCCGACGGCCACACCTTCGACGGCCCCGGCATACCACCGGCGATCCCCACCCCCGTCTTCACGGAGGAGGACCTCACGGCACACCGAGACTCCGCTCTCACCCGCGCCCGCGCGTATCTGTCGCAACGGGCGCACGGAAACGACAGCTAG